One stretch of Halobaculum marinum DNA includes these proteins:
- a CDS encoding M24 family metallopeptidase: MPDTDADGDAPYARRLEAARERLPDADADALVLFPSTNLRYLTGHSEHPSERHFLLFVVDDADPVFLVPELSGEQVRAGTPVADVRTWGDDEDPVAAVEAVAEDLALANDAPHVLVDDTMHARFTQDLRTVLPDATWGLASDVLADLRVVKDDAEIAALRHAGEAADAVVRDLREMGDEVVGMTETELARQVEDRLAAHGGTGVSFETIVGSGPNGAMPHHTHGDRVVEAGDPIVLDFGTRVDGYPSDQTRTLVFGDDSPPEGFREVHRVVREAQEAAVDVVEPGVTVGAIDAAARDVIEEAGYGDAFVHRTGHGVGLDVHEEPYVVADGEREVEPGMVFSVEPGVYLPDEFGVRIEDLVVVTDDGCVRLNRTDRGWRTD; the protein is encoded by the coding sequence ATGCCCGACACCGACGCCGACGGCGACGCGCCGTACGCCCGCCGACTCGAGGCCGCTCGCGAGCGACTCCCCGACGCCGACGCGGACGCGCTCGTGCTGTTCCCGAGCACGAACCTCCGGTACCTCACCGGCCACAGCGAACACCCGAGCGAGCGGCACTTCCTGCTGTTCGTCGTCGACGACGCCGACCCCGTCTTCCTCGTGCCCGAGCTATCGGGCGAGCAAGTGCGCGCCGGGACCCCCGTCGCCGACGTGCGCACGTGGGGCGACGACGAGGACCCCGTCGCCGCCGTCGAGGCGGTCGCCGAAGACCTCGCGCTCGCGAACGACGCGCCGCACGTCCTCGTCGACGACACGATGCACGCCCGGTTCACGCAGGACCTCCGAACGGTGCTCCCCGACGCGACGTGGGGGCTCGCGAGCGACGTACTCGCGGACCTGCGCGTGGTCAAAGACGACGCTGAGATCGCCGCGCTCCGCCACGCCGGGGAGGCCGCCGACGCCGTCGTGCGCGACCTGCGTGAGATGGGCGACGAGGTGGTCGGGATGACGGAGACGGAGTTGGCGCGCCAAGTCGAAGACCGCCTCGCAGCCCACGGCGGCACCGGCGTCTCCTTCGAGACCATCGTCGGCTCCGGGCCGAACGGCGCGATGCCCCACCACACCCACGGCGACCGCGTGGTCGAGGCGGGCGACCCGATCGTCCTCGACTTCGGTACCCGCGTCGACGGCTACCCCTCCGACCAGACGCGGACGCTCGTGTTCGGCGACGACTCGCCGCCCGAGGGCTTTCGCGAGGTCCACCGCGTCGTCCGCGAGGCGCAGGAGGCCGCCGTCGACGTCGTCGAACCCGGCGTCACGGTCGGCGCCATCGACGCCGCCGCGCGCGACGTGATCGAGGAAGCGGGGTACGGCGACGCGTTCGTCCACCGGACGGGCCACGGCGTCGGCCTCGACGTCCACGAGGAGCCGTACGTCGTCGCCGACGGCGAGCGCGAGGTGGAACCGGGGATGGTGTTCAGCGTCGAACCCGGCGTCTACCTCCCCGACGAGTTCGGCGTCCGCATCGAGGACCTCGTCGTCGTCACCGACGACGGCTGTGTCCGACTCAACCGAACCGACCGCGGCTGGCGGACCGACTGA
- a CDS encoding uracil-xanthine permease family protein yields MAGDTDTSDGAEQPPLTDGGADEPGADGSGGDESSLITYGIEDRPPFAQALGLGLQHYLTMVGANIAVPLILAGAMGMPDQFVPRFVGTFFVVSGIATLAQTTLGNRYPIVQGAPFSMLAPALAIVGVVVANPPGGGIEAWRAALLQLQGAIVVAALFEVVIGYLGLVGRLRRYFSPVVIAPVIVLIGLTLFSAPQVASATQNWPLLLFTFGLIAVFSQFLGDRSRAFQLFPVLLGIVVAYGVALALSATGVYAQGTPGYVDLQPVFEAPLAVAIYPLQWGVPQVTTSFVVGMLAGVIASIIESLGDYHAVARLSGVGAPSEKRITHGIGMEGIANVFAGLMGAGGSTSYSENIGAIGLTGVASRYVVQVGAAAMLVVGFFGPFGALIASIPAPVVGGLYVAMFGQIVGVGLSNLKYVDLDSQRNLFVLGVSLFAGLFVPEYFGNVAAAAPDGMGGATFFAQSMAAVPVLGAVLGAEVVANTVFVVGSTGISVGGIVAFALDNAIPGTDEERGLADWAETAESDEDFASAYDRFVRDGDDAAGGAD; encoded by the coding sequence ATGGCAGGGGACACCGACACGAGTGACGGAGCCGAACAGCCACCGCTGACGGACGGCGGCGCCGACGAACCGGGCGCCGACGGATCCGGCGGAGACGAGTCGTCGCTGATCACCTACGGCATCGAGGACCGCCCGCCGTTCGCACAGGCGCTGGGGCTGGGCCTCCAGCACTACCTCACGATGGTGGGCGCGAACATCGCAGTCCCGCTCATCCTCGCGGGTGCGATGGGGATGCCAGACCAGTTCGTCCCGCGGTTCGTCGGGACGTTCTTCGTCGTCTCCGGCATCGCGACGCTCGCGCAGACGACGCTCGGCAACCGCTACCCCATCGTCCAGGGCGCCCCGTTCTCGATGCTCGCGCCGGCGCTGGCTATCGTCGGCGTCGTCGTCGCGAACCCGCCAGGCGGCGGGATCGAGGCGTGGCGCGCCGCGCTGTTACAACTGCAGGGCGCCATCGTCGTCGCCGCGCTGTTCGAGGTCGTCATCGGCTACCTCGGCCTCGTGGGTCGCCTCCGCCGCTACTTCTCCCCGGTCGTGATCGCCCCGGTGATCGTGCTCATCGGGCTGACGCTGTTCTCCGCGCCGCAGGTCGCCAGCGCGACGCAGAACTGGCCGCTGCTGCTGTTCACGTTCGGCCTCATCGCCGTGTTCTCGCAGTTCCTCGGCGACCGCTCGCGCGCGTTCCAACTGTTCCCGGTCCTGCTCGGTATCGTCGTCGCCTACGGCGTCGCGCTCGCGCTGTCGGCGACGGGCGTGTACGCGCAGGGCACGCCCGGCTACGTCGACCTCCAGCCAGTGTTCGAGGCGCCGCTTGCCGTCGCGATCTACCCGCTCCAGTGGGGCGTCCCGCAGGTGACGACCAGTTTCGTCGTCGGGATGCTCGCGGGCGTCATCGCCTCGATCATCGAGTCGCTCGGCGACTACCACGCCGTCGCTCGCCTGTCGGGTGTCGGCGCCCCCTCCGAGAAGCGCATCACCCACGGCATTGGGATGGAGGGGATCGCAAACGTGTTCGCCGGCCTCATGGGCGCCGGTGGCTCCACCTCCTACTCCGAGAACATCGGCGCCATCGGGCTGACTGGCGTCGCCTCCCGCTACGTCGTGCAGGTCGGCGCCGCGGCGATGCTCGTCGTCGGCTTCTTCGGGCCGTTCGGCGCGCTCATCGCGAGCATCCCCGCGCCCGTGGTGGGCGGCCTCTACGTCGCGATGTTCGGCCAAATCGTCGGCGTCGGTCTCTCGAACCTGAAGTACGTCGACCTCGACTCCCAGCGTAACCTGTTCGTCCTGGGCGTCTCGCTGTTCGCAGGGCTGTTCGTCCCCGAGTACTTCGGTAACGTCGCCGCCGCCGCGCCCGACGGAATGGGCGGGGCGACGTTCTTCGCACAGAGCATGGCCGCGGTGCCCGTCCTCGGGGCGGTGCTGGGCGCGGAGGTCGTCGCCAACACCGTGTTCGTCGTGGGGTCGACCGGCATCAGCGTCGGCGGCATCGTCGCGTTCGCGCTCGACAACGCCATCCCCGGCACCGACGAGGAGCGCGGTCTCGCCGACTGGGCCGAGACCGCCGAGTCCGACGAGGACTTCGCCTCCGCGTACGACCGGTTCGTCCGCGACGGCGACGACGCCGCAGGCGGCGCCGACTGA
- a CDS encoding MFS transporter yields the protein MERNRRWLAAWGLGYAAVGGASVLVPLYAIALDASLAFVGLIAATAALVGVPGAVAWAALAARTDRRRPFVLVALGATAGVLALVPFATSPATVLVLNAALWFVVAAAVPVLNLVVVEGAPVDEWDGRIASLNAWQGYGWVAGLVVGTAWTLAVPRFGVDPLVGQRLLFFALAVVATAALLLARLWYPEPSTVSAERFRRVYARLARSNWGAGRYLRASLYGPGRVFWGLRTARARRDGSHRAGRSPNPLARFAPSLQRYVLAVVVFSLGFAVFWGPVPAFLADRVDAGAVFGVYLAGNLGSAVCYAPAGRLAKRYAPHAIQIGALAGRAALFPAVAVVALALPALAGYSLAFGLIGATWAFIAVTTAGIVTRLADESNRGAALGVQAAAAGLATAVGSALGGVVAGVVGYLATFALGAALVAVGIGLVVVARRPAGYRSARNAST from the coding sequence GTGGAGCGCAATCGCCGCTGGTTGGCCGCGTGGGGACTCGGGTACGCCGCCGTCGGCGGCGCATCCGTGCTGGTGCCACTGTACGCCATCGCGCTAGACGCGAGTCTCGCGTTCGTCGGGCTCATCGCCGCCACCGCCGCGCTCGTCGGCGTGCCGGGCGCGGTCGCCTGGGCCGCCCTCGCCGCGCGCACGGACCGCCGCCGCCCGTTCGTGCTCGTCGCGCTCGGCGCGACCGCGGGGGTGCTCGCACTCGTCCCGTTCGCCACCTCGCCGGCGACGGTGCTCGTGTTGAACGCCGCCCTGTGGTTCGTCGTCGCGGCGGCCGTCCCGGTGCTCAACCTCGTCGTCGTCGAGGGCGCACCCGTCGACGAGTGGGACGGCCGCATCGCCTCGCTGAACGCGTGGCAGGGGTACGGCTGGGTCGCGGGGCTCGTCGTCGGCACCGCGTGGACCCTCGCGGTTCCCCGCTTCGGCGTCGACCCGCTGGTCGGCCAACGACTCCTCTTCTTCGCGCTCGCGGTCGTCGCCACCGCGGCGCTCCTGTTGGCGCGGCTGTGGTACCCCGAACCGTCGACCGTCTCCGCCGAGCGCTTCCGCCGGGTGTACGCGCGACTCGCTCGCTCGAACTGGGGCGCCGGTCGCTACCTCCGCGCGAGCCTCTACGGTCCGGGGCGCGTCTTCTGGGGACTTCGAACCGCGCGCGCCCGGCGTGACGGGTCACACCGTGCCGGCCGGTCGCCGAATCCGCTCGCCCGGTTCGCGCCGTCGCTCCAGCGCTACGTCCTCGCTGTCGTCGTGTTCTCCCTGGGTTTCGCGGTGTTCTGGGGGCCGGTGCCGGCGTTCCTCGCGGACCGCGTTGACGCCGGCGCGGTGTTCGGCGTCTACCTCGCCGGCAACCTCGGGTCGGCGGTGTGTTACGCGCCGGCGGGTCGACTCGCCAAGCGCTACGCGCCGCACGCGATCCAGATCGGCGCGCTGGCCGGGCGGGCAGCCCTGTTTCCCGCGGTAGCAGTCGTCGCGCTCGCGCTGCCGGCGCTGGCGGGCTACTCGCTGGCGTTCGGCCTCATCGGCGCGACGTGGGCGTTCATCGCCGTCACGACCGCCGGCATCGTCACGCGCCTCGCCGACGAGTCGAACCGCGGCGCCGCGCTGGGCGTGCAGGCCGCCGCCGCCGGTCTCGCCACCGCGGTCGGCTCCGCACTCGGTGGGGTCGTCGCGGGTGTCGTCGGCTATCTGGCGACGTTCGCGCTCGGCGCGGCGCTCGTGGCCGTCGGCATCGGGCTGGTCGTCGTCGCCCGCCGCCCCGCCGGCTACCGCTCGGCGAGGAACGCTTCGACCTGA
- a CDS encoding carbohydrate kinase family protein, with the protein MSRLVVGECLVDLHPKIESGSHDDTGVYARKPGGAPANVAVGLARLDEAPDLWTRIGADGFGDFLAETLAAEGVPDTHVERDPDAPTGLAVVSLDADGDRSFALYLEGTASSRLETGAVDNATLADLDWLHVGGVELAYEPSRSAVFDLLDRAPDGVTVSFDPNARESLWRAFDYADTLAEALPDVDVLVASEEDLAPAGYEGSPEALASAITADGPHTALITRGAAGAYARSTEDAPWGAGEAEHAGFDADVVDTTGAGDAFTAGVIAALDGGQSLADAIRFANAVGARATTAQGAMAALPTRAQVEAFLAER; encoded by the coding sequence GTGAGCCGCCTCGTCGTCGGCGAGTGTCTCGTCGACCTCCATCCAAAGATCGAGTCGGGAAGCCACGACGACACCGGCGTCTACGCCCGCAAACCGGGAGGCGCGCCCGCGAACGTCGCGGTCGGCCTCGCCCGCCTCGACGAGGCGCCCGACCTGTGGACGCGCATCGGCGCCGACGGGTTCGGCGACTTCCTCGCGGAGACGCTCGCGGCGGAGGGCGTCCCCGACACCCACGTCGAGCGCGACCCCGACGCGCCGACCGGCCTCGCGGTCGTCTCGCTGGACGCCGACGGCGACCGCTCGTTCGCGCTGTACCTGGAGGGAACCGCGAGCAGTCGGCTGGAGACGGGGGCGGTCGACAACGCGACACTCGCCGACCTCGACTGGCTCCACGTCGGCGGCGTCGAGTTGGCGTACGAGCCGTCACGCTCGGCGGTGTTCGACCTGCTGGACCGCGCGCCCGACGGAGTGACCGTCTCGTTCGACCCGAACGCCCGCGAGTCGCTGTGGCGCGCGTTCGACTACGCCGACACGCTCGCCGAGGCCCTCCCGGACGTAGACGTCCTGGTCGCCAGCGAAGAGGACCTCGCCCCCGCGGGCTACGAGGGGAGCCCAGAGGCGCTCGCGTCTGCGATCACGGCGGACGGCCCACACACTGCGTTGATCACGCGCGGCGCCGCCGGTGCGTACGCTCGCTCGACCGAAGACGCGCCGTGGGGCGCCGGCGAGGCCGAACACGCGGGGTTCGACGCCGACGTGGTCGACACGACCGGCGCCGGCGACGCGTTCACCGCGGGCGTCATCGCCGCACTCGACGGCGGGCAGTCGCTGGCCGACGCGATACGGTTCGCGAACGCCGTCGGCGCCCGCGCGACGACCGCACAGGGGGCGATGGCGGCGCTGCCGACCCGCGCTCAGGTCGAAGCGTTCCTCGCCGAGCGGTAG
- a CDS encoding sugar phosphate isomerase/epimerase family protein, with the protein MNVDIGFVTQLGVDHREAVATAAEYGYDYVEVMLDGAGARDRLAPRRDDLRSALDERGVACTVHLPFRGLDPGSPFDGARSGSVAELEAHLDLAAALGATKATLHPTSNAWTHAHDDAVIGDAIVESVRHLDGYAADRDVELVAENVPKGRFDTNRIDELVERTDASLCLDTGHARVDGRDDGGIAAFVRDHADRISHVHLNDVRGADDEHLPIGAGFVDFEHVLGAFPDDWTGTLSAEVFTHDAAYLGHSIDRVREVLAAVAGDDRDDHRGDDGGAQTDTEGDA; encoded by the coding sequence ATGAACGTCGACATCGGGTTCGTCACCCAACTCGGGGTGGACCACCGGGAGGCGGTCGCGACCGCCGCCGAGTACGGCTACGACTACGTGGAGGTGATGCTCGACGGCGCCGGCGCGCGCGACCGACTCGCCCCGCGTCGCGACGACCTCCGGAGCGCGCTCGACGAGCGCGGCGTCGCCTGCACCGTCCACCTCCCGTTCCGCGGCCTCGACCCCGGGTCGCCGTTCGACGGCGCTCGCTCGGGGTCGGTCGCCGAGTTGGAGGCGCACCTCGACCTCGCCGCGGCGCTCGGGGCGACGAAGGCGACGCTCCACCCCACATCGAACGCGTGGACGCACGCCCACGACGACGCGGTGATCGGCGACGCCATCGTCGAGTCGGTGCGCCACCTCGACGGCTACGCCGCCGACCGCGACGTGGAACTCGTCGCGGAGAACGTCCCCAAGGGCCGCTTCGACACGAACCGGATCGACGAGTTGGTCGAGCGCACCGACGCGTCGCTGTGTCTCGACACCGGCCACGCTCGCGTCGACGGTCGCGACGACGGCGGCATCGCCGCGTTCGTCCGCGACCACGCCGACCGCATCTCGCACGTCCACCTCAACGACGTGCGCGGCGCCGACGACGAACACCTCCCCATCGGCGCTGGGTTCGTGGACTTCGAGCACGTGTTGGGGGCGTTCCCCGACGACTGGACGGGCACGCTCTCGGCGGAAGTGTTCACCCACGACGCCGCGTATCTGGGCCACAGCATCGACCGAGTCCGCGAGGTGCTCGCGGCTGTAGCGGGTGACGACAGGGACGACCACAGGGGCGACGACGGGGGCGCCCAGACGGACACGGAGGGAGACGCGTGA
- a CDS encoding histidine kinase N-terminal 7TM domain-containing protein → MDTASEILIVATFASAVVSTVTGTLAYLRTRERRDHAGISFVALAYGGALWAVLFGLQLLAGPTQAGYVFLRAKWVLATPVVTSALLFGLYYTGRGDWVTPRRTVLLSVEPAVAAAVLVLDPSGVVFTRVVEQSVYGLRAYVGVPATGFVLHLGYGAVVGAAFIMLLAEAATRSSGPYRRQATTVALAASLPLASVVLFAVGPAWLPPFDTTPVVFGAACLVLLVAMYRYDLFDVAPVAHETVFAGLDDAIVVVDESDRVLETNPAAREAFDVDGDGVGLAAEELLPDTEEVAGLLEGDDAEVTLDDGGGQRRNFAASVSGPTYFEATCEPLGREGVRLLVFRDVTERTRVERRYRAYVEHADDIIAVADADGVLEYISPAVEGVLGHDPEGLEGGVFTNYIHPDDRRSVAEPFAESLDRPGESVRVSFRVEHADGGWRTLDGVGVNRFHDPNIGGYLMTLRDETRRERYEQRLRVLTRVLRHDLRNELNVVLGYADVIAATADDDTAEYAERIQRSAGRLASLGDRVRGVDRTLQSTDHGGRPVDVAAVADEVADRARDQFPEMTLTVDAEEAVAYADELLATAVWNVVENAGRHHDGDTPRVALTVSSDDETVEIRVADDGPGIPDGDRAAVESGHETQLQHASGIGLWLVRWIVDGVDGELTFVDDPGEEAAPFPDVATVVVVRLRATEGDDDPPVGDQIDPWSVPAGATEVADGGPTGWRPRDDTPVDAVVEEALTPDPSAETPTDESTDEAPADDD, encoded by the coding sequence ATGGACACTGCGTCAGAGATCCTCATCGTCGCCACCTTCGCCTCGGCGGTGGTGTCGACGGTGACGGGGACGCTCGCGTATCTGCGGACGCGCGAGCGACGCGACCACGCCGGCATCTCGTTCGTCGCTCTCGCCTACGGTGGGGCGCTGTGGGCGGTGCTGTTCGGACTGCAACTGCTCGCCGGACCGACGCAGGCGGGGTACGTGTTCTTGCGCGCGAAGTGGGTGTTGGCGACGCCTGTCGTGACGAGCGCACTGTTGTTCGGTCTCTACTACACCGGTCGCGGCGACTGGGTCACGCCGCGCCGGACCGTCCTGCTCAGCGTCGAACCCGCGGTCGCCGCCGCGGTGCTCGTGCTCGATCCTAGCGGGGTCGTGTTTACCCGCGTCGTGGAGCAGTCGGTGTACGGCCTGCGAGCGTACGTCGGGGTCCCGGCGACCGGGTTCGTGCTCCACCTCGGGTACGGTGCAGTCGTGGGGGCCGCGTTCATCATGCTGTTGGCGGAGGCCGCGACGCGCTCGTCCGGCCCGTACCGGCGGCAGGCGACGACGGTCGCGCTGGCCGCCTCCTTGCCACTGGCGAGCGTGGTGCTGTTCGCCGTCGGCCCCGCGTGGCTCCCGCCGTTCGACACGACGCCGGTCGTGTTCGGGGCCGCGTGTCTGGTGTTGCTGGTCGCGATGTACCGGTACGACCTGTTCGACGTGGCGCCGGTCGCCCACGAGACCGTGTTCGCCGGCCTCGACGACGCCATCGTCGTCGTCGACGAGTCAGACCGCGTGTTGGAGACGAACCCCGCGGCCCGCGAGGCGTTCGACGTCGACGGCGACGGCGTCGGCCTGGCCGCCGAGGAGTTGCTCCCCGACACCGAGGAGGTGGCCGGCCTGCTCGAGGGCGACGACGCAGAGGTCACACTCGACGACGGCGGCGGCCAACGACGGAACTTCGCCGCCAGCGTCTCGGGTCCGACGTACTTCGAGGCGACGTGCGAACCGCTTGGGCGCGAGGGCGTGCGCCTCCTCGTGTTCCGCGACGTGACCGAGCGCACCCGCGTCGAGCGACGCTATCGCGCGTACGTCGAGCACGCAGACGACATCATCGCGGTCGCCGACGCCGACGGCGTTCTGGAGTACATCAGCCCCGCCGTCGAAGGCGTCCTCGGTCACGACCCGGAGGGACTCGAAGGAGGCGTGTTCACCAACTACATCCACCCGGACGACCGCCGCTCGGTCGCCGAACCGTTCGCCGAGAGCCTCGACCGCCCCGGCGAGAGCGTCCGGGTGTCGTTCCGCGTCGAACACGCAGACGGCGGCTGGCGCACCCTCGACGGTGTCGGCGTGAACCGCTTCCACGACCCGAACATCGGCGGCTACCTGATGACGCTGCGCGACGAGACCCGCCGCGAACGCTACGAGCAACGCCTGCGCGTCCTGACGCGGGTGCTCCGGCACGACCTCCGCAACGAGTTGAACGTGGTGCTCGGCTACGCGGACGTGATCGCCGCCACCGCCGACGACGACACCGCCGAGTACGCCGAGCGGATCCAGCGGTCGGCGGGGCGACTTGCCTCGTTGGGTGACCGCGTGCGCGGCGTCGACCGGACGCTCCAGAGCACCGACCACGGCGGTCGGCCGGTCGACGTGGCCGCCGTCGCCGACGAGGTCGCCGACCGCGCCCGAGACCAGTTCCCGGAGATGACGCTCACGGTCGACGCCGAGGAGGCGGTCGCGTACGCCGACGAACTGCTCGCGACTGCCGTGTGGAACGTCGTCGAGAACGCGGGGCGTCACCACGACGGCGACACCCCCCGCGTGGCGCTGACGGTCTCCTCCGACGACGAAACCGTCGAGATCCGCGTCGCCGACGACGGACCCGGCATCCCCGACGGCGACCGGGCCGCCGTGGAGTCGGGCCACGAGACGCAACTGCAACACGCCAGCGGGATCGGCCTGTGGCTCGTCCGGTGGATCGTCGACGGCGTCGACGGCGAGTTGACGTTCGTCGACGACCCCGGCGAGGAGGCGGCGCCGTTCCCCGACGTCGCGACGGTCGTCGTCGTGCGCCTCCGTGCCACCGAGGGCGACGACGACCCGCCCGTCGGCGATCAGATCGACCCGTGGAGCGTACCTGCCGGTGCCACGGAGGTCGCCGACGGCGGCCCGACTGGGTGGCGTCCGCGGGACGACACGCCCGTGGACGCGGTCGTCGAGGAGGCGCTGACGCCCGACCCGTCTGCCGAGACGCCCACGGACGAATCGACGGACGAGGCGCCCGCGGACGACGACTGA
- a CDS encoding acyl-CoA dehydrogenase family protein: MNFDLPAEHRMIRDQVREFCEEEIAPIAQDIEDEHRFPQEIFDELAALDMMGVPLTEEYGGLGGDTLMYAVVAEELGRVSGGIGLSYVAHTSLGAKPIELFGTHEQKEEWLRPLAEGDGMGAWALTEPGSGSDASDMDTVAEKDGDEYVLNGTKQFITNASVANSVLVKAVTDPGAGYDGISTFIVDPEDDGFEVTTVWDKMGLNCSPTCEISLDDVRIPEDRLLGNEGEGWKQTMKTLDGGRISIAALSTGLAQGAYEAAKSYSGEREQFGKPISKFDAVRDMVVDMDRKVERARLLTHKAATMYDDGEDVTKASALAKLDASEAARKVAEDSVQVHGGYGYTTDFPPQRFYRDAKLMEIGEGTSEIQHLVIGRQLGL, translated from the coding sequence ATGAACTTTGATCTACCCGCGGAACACCGGATGATCCGCGACCAGGTCCGGGAGTTCTGCGAGGAGGAGATCGCTCCCATCGCGCAGGATATCGAGGACGAACACCGGTTCCCGCAGGAGATCTTCGACGAGTTGGCCGCCCTCGACATGATGGGCGTCCCGCTCACCGAGGAGTACGGCGGGCTCGGGGGCGACACCCTGATGTACGCCGTCGTCGCCGAGGAACTCGGTCGCGTCTCCGGCGGCATCGGCCTCTCGTACGTCGCCCACACGTCGCTGGGTGCCAAGCCGATCGAACTGTTCGGCACCCACGAGCAGAAGGAGGAGTGGCTCCGCCCGCTCGCCGAGGGCGACGGGATGGGCGCGTGGGCGCTCACCGAACCCGGTTCGGGGTCGGACGCCTCCGACATGGACACCGTCGCCGAGAAGGACGGCGACGAGTACGTGCTCAACGGCACGAAGCAGTTCATCACGAACGCCAGCGTCGCCAACAGCGTGCTCGTGAAGGCCGTCACCGACCCCGGCGCGGGGTACGACGGCATCTCGACGTTCATCGTCGACCCCGAAGACGACGGGTTCGAGGTCACCACCGTCTGGGACAAGATGGGCCTCAACTGCTCGCCCACCTGTGAGATTAGCCTCGACGACGTGCGTATCCCCGAGGACCGCCTGCTCGGCAACGAGGGCGAGGGGTGGAAACAGACGATGAAGACGCTCGACGGCGGGCGCATCTCCATCGCCGCGCTGTCGACCGGACTCGCGCAGGGCGCCTACGAGGCGGCGAAGTCGTACTCGGGCGAGCGCGAGCAGTTCGGCAAGCCCATCTCGAAGTTCGACGCCGTCCGCGACATGGTGGTCGACATGGACCGCAAGGTCGAGCGCGCGCGCCTGCTCACCCACAAGGCCGCGACGATGTACGACGACGGCGAGGACGTCACCAAGGCGTCGGCGCTCGCGAAACTCGACGCCAGCGAGGCAGCCCGGAAGGTCGCAGAGGACTCTGTGCAGGTGCACGGCGGCTACGGCTACACCACCGACTTCCCGCCCCAGCGGTTCTACCGCGACGCGAAGTTGATGGAGATCGGCGAAGGCACCAGCGAGATCCAGCACCTCGTCATCGGGCGCCAACTCGGCCTCTAA
- a CDS encoding RIO1 family regulatory kinase/ATPase domain-containing protein → MDLQRLLRGTVEWDRLEAVVRELAARYGDGTARAEFLDADNWLSTPFILHTGGETYFVKVVSRQNSLVHALFTAGRNLGAFSSGTEGFFGHFGTPAQMARHELEATEEMRAIGVNAPEPVEALEIDGLGVLVVEYLPAFRPLDELDTDTERELAPALFQSLRRLHDSGLAHGDLRAENVLILDGDLYFIDATSVREPGALDAREYDLACGLAALEPLIGAPDAVAAALSAYPAADVLGAREYLDFVAIRPDHDFDGPQLKGEIEKRAADRGGVADATGERSES, encoded by the coding sequence ATGGACCTCCAGCGGCTCCTCCGTGGCACCGTCGAGTGGGACCGACTGGAGGCGGTCGTCCGCGAGTTGGCCGCGCGTTACGGCGACGGCACGGCGCGTGCGGAGTTCCTCGACGCCGACAACTGGCTCTCCACGCCGTTCATTCTCCACACCGGCGGCGAGACGTACTTCGTGAAGGTGGTGAGCCGCCAGAACTCGCTGGTGCACGCGCTGTTCACCGCCGGTCGCAACCTCGGGGCGTTCTCCTCGGGGACGGAGGGGTTCTTCGGCCACTTCGGGACGCCGGCGCAGATGGCCCGCCACGAGTTGGAGGCGACCGAGGAGATGCGGGCGATCGGTGTCAACGCGCCCGAACCGGTCGAAGCGCTCGAAATCGACGGTCTCGGCGTCCTCGTCGTCGAGTACCTCCCGGCGTTCCGGCCGCTGGACGAGTTGGACACGGACACCGAGCGCGAGTTGGCGCCGGCGCTGTTCCAGTCGCTGCGCCGTCTCCACGACAGCGGACTCGCCCACGGCGACCTCCGCGCGGAGAACGTGCTCATCCTCGACGGCGACCTCTACTTCATCGACGCGACGAGCGTCCGCGAACCGGGTGCGCTCGACGCTCGCGAGTACGACCTCGCGTGCGGGCTGGCGGCGTTGGAGCCGCTGATCGGCGCGCCAGACGCCGTCGCGGCGGCGCTGTCGGCGTACCCCGCCGCAGACGTGCTCGGCGCGCGCGAGTACCTCGACTTCGTCGCCATCCGCCCGGACCACGACTTCGACGGCCCGCAGTTGAAAGGAGAGATCGAGAAGCGCGCTGCCGACCGTGGCGGGGTCGCAGACGCAACCGGCGAGCGGAGCGAGTCGTGA
- a CDS encoding DUF4112 domain-containing protein, whose amino-acid sequence MVDAESFTMDLPESADEPALRRVQTVARVMDEAVRIPGTNTWVGLDPVLGVLPGAGDVVAAGISLYIVAEAAYLGVPLSTVVRMLANAAADAVLGSVPVVGPLFDAVIKANVWNVEHIEEFVDGTTRDGPTGAGVDAGASDDADDGPVRIEITEE is encoded by the coding sequence ATGGTCGACGCCGAGTCGTTCACGATGGACCTGCCCGAATCGGCCGACGAACCGGCGCTGCGACGGGTGCAGACCGTCGCGCGCGTCATGGACGAGGCGGTTCGGATCCCGGGGACGAACACGTGGGTCGGACTCGACCCGGTGCTGGGCGTGCTCCCGGGCGCGGGAGACGTGGTCGCGGCGGGCATCTCACTGTACATCGTCGCCGAGGCGGCCTACCTGGGCGTCCCGCTGTCGACGGTCGTCCGGATGCTGGCGAACGCGGCCGCCGACGCGGTGCTGGGGTCGGTCCCGGTCGTCGGGCCGCTGTTCGACGCCGTGATCAAGGCGAACGTGTGGAACGTCGAGCACATCGAGGAGTTCGTCGACGGGACCACGCGCGACGGCCCCACGGGGGCGGGCGTCGATGCGGGTGCGAGCGACGACGCCGACGACGGCCCGGTGCGGATCGAGATCACCGAGGAGTAG